From Carassius gibelio isolate Cgi1373 ecotype wild population from Czech Republic chromosome B23, carGib1.2-hapl.c, whole genome shotgun sequence, the proteins below share one genomic window:
- the LOC128012003 gene encoding ERBB receptor feedback inhibitor 1, whose protein sequence is MASAQPCWDQHNDHHTMDKLFFGFGSESMDHSLRMYQQNSANVGFERKMSGSYSPCLTPKTPNSTQLLFSSQCHPPAGDQVVPSLQKLSVYEHIPPCSPRRTTKPLPPLPDIGDLSSDEAEDDEVEFFSSTSESQCLVPKTPSFQYGLPGRRSFRGKGQINFAYHAGPQWEHTVTANQDRPQRRLHRSNSGPAGSYKATNFRPNSLHRSPHSHPQEKPEVPPRVPIRPRFSESTDSRRPSTSDFDADKPPEVPPREPISQVIPRAISPKSLPIYVNGVMPPTQSFAPYPEYVSKAQHKQSCEGLPDPRSPCILPIMEDGKKVSSTHYFLLPHRPGYLDKFERFFKESDS, encoded by the exons ATGGCCTCAGCCCAACCATGCTGGGATCAACACAATGACCACCACACCATGGATAA GCTGTTTTTTGGATTTGGTTCGGAGTCCATGGACCACAGCTTGAGAATGTATCAGCAAAACTCTGCAAACGTGGGCTTTGAAA gaaagATGTCTGGCTCCTATTCTCCATGTCTAACTCCCAAGACCCCAAATTCTACACAGCTGCTGTTTTCCTCTCAGTGCCACCCACCTGCAGGAGACCAGGTGGTTCCGTCCTTACAGAAACTGTCTGTTTACGAACACATACCGCCATGTTCGCCCAGGAGAACAACTAAGCCCCTCCCACCCCTCCCGGACATAGGCGACCTGTCTTCTGATGAAGCAGAAGATGATGAGGTGGAGTTTTTCTCCAGTACATCTGAGAGCCAATGTCTGGTGCCTAAAACCCCGTCCTTCCAGTACGGCTTGCCAGGGAGGCGCAGTTTTCGGGGAAAAGGTCAGATAAACTTTGCGTATCATGCAGGACCTCAATGGGAGCACACGGTTACAGCGAACCAAGACAGACCCCAGCGCCGGCTGCATCGCTCCAATTCTGGCCCTGCCGGATCCTATAAAGCCACCAACTTCAGACCGAACAGCCTTCACCGTTCGCCTCACAGCCACCCGCAGGAGAAACCCGAAGTCCCGCCTCGTGTCCCAATCCGTCCTCGCTTCAGTGAAAGCACAGACAGCAGGCGGCCATCAACAAGTGACTTTGATGCAGACAAACCTCCTGAAGTGCCACCAAGGGAGCCCATTTCTCAGGTCATACCACGTGCCATTAGTCCAAAAAGTCTCCCGATTTATGTCAATGGGGTAATGCCTCCTACTCAGAGCTTTGCTCCCTATCCGGAGTACGTCAGTAAGGCTCAACACAAGCAGAGCTGTGAGGGCTTGCCAGATCCCCGGAGCCCCTGTATTCTGCCCATCATGGAAGATGGGAAGAAAGTCAGCAGTACCCATTACTTCCTCCTCCCTCATCGGCCCGGGTACTTGGACAAGTTTGAGAGGTTTTTCAAAGAATCGGACTCCTAG